One genomic segment of Planctomycetota bacterium includes these proteins:
- a CDS encoding carbon storage regulator, protein MLVLTRKIQQQIQIGDNIRITILQVKGRSVRVGIEAPRELRVSRVDAASKPQPTETEFQVSADIAPAALPSMNGANAEMPAQPERHNRVETYFTAPRQSRSELKRLVAQAAARRTSTADVPDLTMPTIMAAHAAC, encoded by the coding sequence GTGTTAGTCCTGACCCGAAAGATTCAGCAGCAAATCCAGATTGGCGACAACATCCGCATTACCATCCTGCAAGTGAAGGGCCGCTCGGTTCGCGTCGGCATCGAGGCCCCGCGTGAACTGCGGGTGTCGCGCGTCGACGCCGCGAGCAAGCCCCAGCCGACCGAAACCGAGTTCCAGGTGTCGGCCGACATCGCCCCGGCCGCCCTGCCGAGCATGAACGGCGCTAACGCCGAGATGCCCGCCCAGCCCGAGCGGCACAACCGGGTCGAGACCTACTTCACCGCGCCGCGTCAATCGCGGAGCGAACTGAAGCGGTTGGTGGCCCAGGCGGCCGCGCGGCGCACGTCAACCGCCGACGTGCCCGACTTGACGATGCCGACGATCATGGCCGCCCACGCGGCTTGCTAA
- a CDS encoding terpene cyclase/mutase family protein, with protein sequence MTPTWRPFVWLLVAGCLLLVAGGAPAVAGEASDLAAIDRALERGVAYLITQQAPDGAWRSTRYPPFGDGASLTAAILEALSTLPDQQPAREARARGLDWFVWRALGDCGSPDTGQLSYPVYTAGSMASLLARDCAADPFTLRTMWTDLLVEWQLNAALDWREDDDVYGGWNYAHEPTRKPKGGAPLGPLAEPNLSATVAAIEALAANGRAEHRAALTAARRFVERCQNFGDDPAFDDGGFFFIQRDPVRNKAGARGHDAQGRERFSSYGSATADGLRALQACGLDEKHPRVAAAWRWLDEHFDPERHPGEYARGRTAAQPALYYYYAHSLTRAWLGREPSVETASRAESLARALVRRQAVDGSWSNTAVDVREDDPLVATPAALAALAHCRQLITAQLDANAQGQSVADR encoded by the coding sequence ATGACGCCCACTTGGCGCCCCTTTGTCTGGCTGTTGGTGGCCGGTTGCCTGTTACTCGTCGCTGGTGGCGCGCCGGCCGTGGCGGGCGAGGCGAGCGACCTGGCGGCGATCGATCGCGCCCTGGAGCGCGGAGTCGCCTATCTGATCACGCAGCAAGCCCCGGACGGCGCGTGGCGCTCGACCCGGTACCCGCCCTTTGGCGATGGCGCGTCGCTGACGGCGGCGATCCTGGAAGCCTTGTCGACCCTGCCCGACCAGCAACCGGCTCGCGAAGCCCGTGCCCGCGGACTCGATTGGTTCGTCTGGCGTGCGCTGGGGGATTGCGGCAGCCCGGACACTGGCCAGCTCAGCTACCCGGTCTACACGGCTGGCTCGATGGCGTCCTTGCTCGCGCGCGATTGCGCGGCCGACCCTTTCACGCTGCGAACGATGTGGACCGACCTGCTCGTCGAGTGGCAACTGAACGCAGCGCTTGACTGGCGTGAAGACGACGACGTCTACGGTGGTTGGAACTACGCGCACGAGCCGACTCGCAAACCCAAGGGCGGCGCGCCGCTGGGACCACTGGCCGAGCCGAACCTGTCGGCCACCGTGGCGGCGATCGAAGCCTTGGCCGCGAACGGCCGCGCGGAACATCGCGCCGCGCTGACTGCCGCGCGACGGTTCGTCGAGCGTTGTCAGAACTTTGGCGACGACCCGGCGTTCGATGACGGTGGATTTTTTTTCATCCAGCGCGACCCAGTGCGCAACAAAGCTGGCGCGCGCGGCCACGACGCGCAAGGCCGCGAGCGGTTCAGCTCCTATGGCAGCGCCACGGCCGACGGGCTACGCGCGCTGCAGGCCTGTGGCCTGGACGAGAAGCATCCGCGCGTCGCGGCGGCGTGGCGTTGGCTGGACGAGCACTTCGATCCCGAGCGGCACCCCGGCGAATATGCGCGCGGGCGCACGGCGGCGCAGCCGGCGCTGTATTACTACTACGCCCATTCGCTCACTCGGGCGTGGTTGGGGCGCGAACCGTCGGTCGAGACGGCCAGCCGCGCCGAGTCACTGGCCCGCGCGCTGGTGCGACGGCAGGCCGTGGATGGCAGTTGGTCGAACACTGCGGTGGACGTGCGTGAGGACGATCCGCTGGTGGCCACGCCGGCGGCCTTGGCGGCGTTGGCCCATTGTCGGCAGTTGATCACCGCCCAGTTGGACGCCAACGCCCAAGGGCAAAGCGTGGCAGATCGCTAG
- a CDS encoding GNAT family N-acetyltransferase, with protein sequence MNSDLSSIDVQVASVAERAGAFALLLCAVPEAERFAQVAALLAEVSRQPDACNGLLVARQRGAVVGAIWLQLLAGGGANVWPPRATETAPAGTLGALVSAAVERARAAKCAILQVLLPNAEQPLAALFASAGFAHVADLIYLVALPNAAANAPSQSPISFESVTTAGVTRLERVLEQTYAGSLDCPALNGRRTPAEVLDEYRHIGVFDPARWLLVQQAGRDIGCLILNAHADRTTWELVYMGLVPSARGHGFGQLVVGQARQLAAAAGARKILLAVDRQNQPAVAMYEACGFVGWDERAAWVRFLD encoded by the coding sequence ATGAACTCTGATCTATCAAGCATCGACGTGCAAGTCGCCTCGGTCGCCGAGCGTGCGGGGGCGTTCGCGCTGCTGCTGTGCGCCGTGCCCGAGGCCGAACGCTTCGCGCAAGTGGCCGCGCTGTTGGCCGAGGTCTCCCGGCAGCCCGACGCTTGCAATGGCTTGCTGGTCGCGCGACAGCGGGGAGCGGTCGTCGGCGCGATCTGGCTGCAACTGCTGGCCGGTGGTGGCGCGAATGTCTGGCCGCCCCGCGCGACCGAAACAGCGCCGGCCGGCACGCTGGGCGCGCTGGTGTCGGCCGCGGTCGAGCGCGCTCGCGCCGCCAAGTGCGCGATCCTTCAGGTCTTGCTGCCGAACGCCGAGCAGCCACTGGCCGCGCTGTTCGCGAGCGCCGGCTTCGCGCACGTGGCCGATCTGATCTACTTGGTCGCGCTGCCGAACGCCGCGGCGAATGCGCCAAGCCAATCGCCAATCAGCTTCGAATCGGTCACCACGGCCGGCGTGACGCGCCTGGAACGTGTCCTCGAGCAGACCTACGCCGGCTCGCTCGATTGTCCGGCCCTCAACGGCCGTCGCACGCCGGCCGAGGTGCTCGACGAGTATCGACATATCGGCGTATTCGATCCCGCTCGCTGGCTGCTGGTGCAACAGGCCGGCCGCGACATCGGCTGCCTGATCTTGAACGCCCACGCCGATCGCACGACGTGGGAGCTGGTCTACATGGGGTTGGTCCCCAGCGCACGGGGACACGGCTTTGGCCAGCTCGTGGTCGGTCAGGCCCGGCAACTGGCCGCCGCGGCCGGCGCGCGGAAAATCTTGTTGGCCGTCGACCGCCAGAACCAACCCGCCGTGGCCATGTACGAAGCGTGCGGGTTTGTCGGCTGGGACGAACGCGCGGCCTGGGTTCGCTTTCTGGATTAG
- the rpmE gene encoding 50S ribosomal protein L31 yields the protein MKKDIHPKYMNTSVKCGCGNSFVTRSTLPEIKVDICNVCHPFYTGKLKYVDTAGRIEKFKNKFAAAGYASLGKDKKAAKTEAAPAS from the coding sequence ATGAAAAAAGACATCCATCCCAAGTACATGAATACCTCGGTCAAGTGCGGCTGCGGCAACTCGTTCGTCACCCGCAGCACGTTGCCCGAGATCAAGGTCGATATTTGCAACGTCTGCCACCCGTTCTACACGGGCAAGTTGAAGTACGTTGACACCGCCGGCCGCATTGAGAAGTTCAAGAACAAGTTCGCCGCGGCGGGCTATGCCAGCCTGGGCAAGGACAAGAAGGCCGCCAAGACCGAAGCCGCCCCGGCCAGCTAA
- a CDS encoding PAS domain S-box protein, with protein MHAARGQPWRNYGLALFAIAIAAALRVTCEPFLQHRATYAFFSLAVMFAGRYAGFGPSCLALGLGCLGSIGVFYFRAGAIDVHDQIFQGGMIAYWLLGIGIVLLSRGEWNARGAAEQSAAEALRQQRILEHEVSERAELEHQLRERQQHLELTLQAGRLGLWSWDLRTGLVQSSATQQLIHGRSPAQRVAPIGASDENIHPEDRELVRRAIETAVSDNAEKKVTYRVIWPDGGIHWVEASGQVMRDATGQPIRVLGVCADITDSKQRELRLRAAETQFRQLAEQAPVGIAQGDLTGHIFFVNRQWCELSGCTPDEAMGLGWISFIHADDRNQVVTLWREVISAGEDFQSPEFRVTRKDGSIRWAVASAKLFYDDQGQPLGQIGMVLDITDRRLAQDELRATHARLQAILDNTTAVMYVKGTDGRYLLVNRQYVDVIKILPDDILGKTDEETFPPELAAQFVANDKEVIRLGEPLVFEEVAPHRDGEHHYISVKFPIKDATGKVLAMGGISTDISELKRTTEALRAERELLRNLIEVQESEKQFISYEVHDGLIQYVAGTMMSLEGYQRSHPAQSASDVIPRAIANLRRAVDEGRRIIRGVRTTVLNDYGVIAAIEDLIDQLADSGIAIEFTHPATIDRLSRPLETAIYRVAQEALNNARRHSGTRRVRVELQCRAAEIALAVQDFGAGFDIRAVPSSAFGVRGMRERIRLLGGSCSIESTIGKGTRVEAVLPIAPNGDE; from the coding sequence ATGCATGCTGCCCGGGGCCAGCCATGGCGCAATTATGGCCTTGCGTTGTTCGCCATCGCCATCGCCGCGGCGCTGCGCGTGACGTGCGAGCCATTCTTGCAGCATCGAGCGACGTATGCGTTCTTTTCCTTGGCGGTGATGTTCGCGGGGCGCTACGCGGGGTTCGGGCCGTCGTGCCTGGCGCTGGGGCTGGGCTGCCTGGGATCGATCGGCGTATTTTACTTTCGCGCAGGGGCGATCGACGTCCACGACCAGATCTTTCAGGGGGGCATGATCGCCTATTGGCTGCTGGGCATCGGCATCGTGCTGCTGTCGCGCGGCGAGTGGAACGCCCGCGGCGCGGCCGAGCAAAGCGCGGCCGAGGCCCTGCGCCAGCAGCGAATTCTGGAACACGAAGTTTCGGAGCGCGCCGAGCTGGAGCACCAACTGCGCGAACGGCAGCAGCACCTGGAGCTGACCTTGCAGGCCGGCCGGCTGGGGCTCTGGTCATGGGATTTGCGAACCGGCCTGGTGCAATCGTCCGCGACCCAGCAGTTGATTCACGGCCGTTCCCCCGCGCAGCGCGTGGCGCCGATCGGCGCCTCGGACGAGAACATCCACCCGGAAGATCGCGAGCTCGTCCGCCGAGCAATTGAAACCGCCGTGAGCGACAACGCCGAGAAGAAGGTGACCTACCGGGTGATCTGGCCCGATGGCGGCATTCATTGGGTCGAGGCCTCGGGGCAGGTGATGCGCGACGCCACCGGCCAGCCGATCCGCGTGCTGGGCGTGTGCGCCGACATTACCGACAGCAAGCAGCGCGAGCTGCGCCTGCGCGCCGCCGAGACCCAGTTCCGGCAACTGGCCGAGCAGGCGCCGGTGGGTATCGCTCAAGGCGACCTGACCGGCCACATCTTCTTCGTCAATCGACAATGGTGCGAGCTGAGCGGTTGCACGCCCGACGAGGCGATGGGGCTGGGCTGGATAAGCTTCATTCACGCCGACGACCGGAACCAGGTCGTCACCTTGTGGCGAGAAGTGATCTCCGCCGGTGAGGACTTTCAGAGCCCCGAATTTCGCGTCACCCGCAAGGACGGCTCGATTCGTTGGGCGGTGGCTTCGGCCAAACTGTTCTACGACGATCAAGGCCAGCCCCTCGGCCAGATCGGCATGGTGCTCGACATCACCGACCGCCGGCTGGCCCAGGACGAGTTGCGGGCCACGCACGCGCGCTTGCAGGCCATCCTCGATAACACCACGGCCGTCATGTACGTGAAGGGGACCGACGGACGATACTTGCTGGTGAACCGGCAATATGTCGACGTGATCAAGATTCTCCCCGACGACATCCTGGGCAAGACCGATGAGGAGACCTTTCCCCCCGAACTGGCCGCGCAGTTCGTGGCCAACGACAAAGAGGTGATTCGCCTGGGCGAGCCGCTGGTCTTCGAGGAGGTCGCCCCGCACCGCGATGGCGAGCACCATTACATCTCGGTCAAGTTCCCCATCAAGGACGCGACGGGCAAGGTGCTTGCCATGGGGGGCATCTCGACCGACATCAGCGAGCTGAAGCGAACCACCGAGGCGCTGCGCGCCGAGCGCGAACTGCTGCGCAACCTGATCGAAGTCCAGGAAAGCGAGAAGCAATTCATCAGCTACGAGGTTCACGACGGGCTGATTCAATACGTGGCCGGCACGATGATGTCGCTCGAAGGTTACCAGCGCAGCCACCCCGCGCAGAGCGCTTCGGACGTCATTCCCCGGGCCATCGCCAATCTCCGCCGCGCGGTCGACGAAGGGCGGCGGATCATCCGCGGCGTGCGCACCACGGTGCTCAACGATTACGGCGTGATCGCCGCCATCGAGGATCTGATCGACCAACTGGCCGACTCGGGCATTGCGATCGAGTTCACGCATCCGGCGACGATCGACCGGCTGTCGCGGCCGCTGGAGACGGCGATCTATCGTGTGGCGCAAGAGGCGCTCAACAACGCTCGTCGCCACAGCGGCACGCGCCGCGTCCGCGTCGAGCTGCAATGCCGCGCCGCCGAAATCGCCCTGGCGGTCCAGGACTTCGGCGCCGGCTTCGACATTCGCGCCGTGCCCAGCAGCGCCTTCGGCGTGCGCGGCATGCGCGAGCGCATCCGCCTCTTGGGCGGCAGTTGCTCCATCGAAAGCACGATCGGCAAAGGGACGCGCGTCGAAGCCGTGCTCCCCATCGCCCCGAACGGCGACGAATAG
- the sufD gene encoding Fe-S cluster assembly protein SufD — protein MQTLTATGFTHEAFEAFLAARQEPAWLTELRRQAWARFVALNLPSRKEEEWMRTDIRLFRFDKFGLPAGGGAVEAAASEAIPAGLLNQGVDLAGRAATVNSQHQVAQLAKQYADRGVIFGSLDTLVNDHPELVRKYLFQAVDSTVDKFAALHAACWSGGTLLYVPRNVRVDEPLHLLNALEHGQVDLAHQLVILDEGAEVTLLAETVGDEQAALHCGAIELFVGPRASLRYVNLQNWGRGTWHFAHQQAHVEQDGRLQWTIGALGSRLAKVNQHVALVGPRAEAQVNGVMFTEGSQHLSYHTLQHHRAAECRSDLLYKGALQDESRVVWRGMIKVDVGAQKTDGYQRNDNLMLSESSRADSIPGLEIEADDVRCTHGATAGRVDDQQVFYARCRGLTRNEAVRMIVAGFFQQVFDRITIESVRNALGEAIGRRIRNYD, from the coding sequence ATGCAGACTTTGACCGCGACCGGTTTTACTCACGAAGCGTTCGAGGCCTTTCTGGCCGCTCGGCAAGAGCCGGCCTGGCTGACCGAGCTGCGCCGCCAGGCTTGGGCCCGGTTCGTGGCCTTGAACCTCCCCTCGCGCAAAGAAGAAGAGTGGATGCGAACCGACATCCGCTTGTTCCGCTTCGATAAGTTCGGCTTGCCAGCCGGCGGTGGCGCCGTCGAAGCAGCGGCCAGCGAAGCTATTCCCGCCGGGCTGCTGAATCAGGGCGTCGATCTGGCCGGCCGCGCCGCGACTGTCAACAGCCAGCACCAGGTGGCTCAACTGGCCAAGCAGTACGCCGACCGGGGCGTGATCTTTGGCAGCCTCGACACGCTGGTCAACGATCATCCCGAGCTGGTCCGCAAATACCTGTTCCAAGCCGTCGACTCGACGGTCGACAAGTTCGCCGCCTTGCACGCGGCCTGTTGGTCGGGCGGGACGCTGCTGTACGTGCCGCGCAACGTGCGCGTCGACGAGCCGTTGCACCTGCTCAACGCGCTGGAACATGGCCAAGTCGACTTGGCGCATCAACTCGTCATCCTCGACGAAGGGGCCGAGGTGACGCTGTTGGCCGAGACGGTGGGCGATGAGCAGGCGGCGTTGCATTGCGGAGCGATCGAGCTGTTCGTCGGGCCGCGAGCGTCGCTGCGGTATGTGAACCTGCAAAACTGGGGACGCGGAACCTGGCACTTTGCCCATCAGCAAGCCCACGTCGAGCAGGATGGCCGACTGCAATGGACGATCGGCGCGCTGGGCAGCCGGCTGGCCAAGGTGAACCAGCACGTGGCCCTGGTCGGCCCGCGGGCCGAAGCGCAAGTCAACGGCGTGATGTTCACCGAAGGCTCGCAGCATCTGTCGTATCACACCTTGCAGCACCATCGCGCCGCCGAGTGCCGCAGCGACCTGCTCTACAAGGGGGCGCTGCAGGACGAATCGCGCGTCGTCTGGCGCGGCATGATCAAAGTCGACGTTGGCGCCCAGAAGACCGACGGCTATCAGCGCAACGACAACTTGATGTTGTCCGAGTCGTCCCGGGCCGACTCGATCCCAGGCTTGGAGATCGAAGCCGACGACGTCCGCTGCACCCACGGCGCCACGGCCGGCCGCGTGGACGATCAACAGGTGTTCTACGCTCGCTGTCGCGGCCTGACCCGCAATGAAGCGGTGCGGATGATCGTGGCCGGCTTCTTCCAGCAAGTGTTCGACCGGATCACAATCGAAAGCGTGCGCAACGCGCTGGGCGAAGCGATCGGCCGCCGGATTCGCAACTACGACTGA
- a CDS encoding DUF2071 domain-containing protein, translated as MHPAFAETDHRPWPVPTGPWTWRQVWHDLLFAHWPVSAAVLRPLVPRELTVQEFSGVSWVAVIPFHMTGVMRRPWPDLPGVSAFPELNVRVYVERDGKPGIWFLSLDATNRLAIWAARRWWHLPYVRARMSHQQTGERHRYRSERAPRKARGRFSADFTPIAPLAPARPGTLEHFLVERYCLYARAPNGVFFRGEVHHVPWPLQPAAGAVDAGQLLAVHGIQVSGPPLLHFAKRVDVVLWPLERLGRLDEDRKL; from the coding sequence ATGCATCCGGCGTTCGCCGAGACCGATCATCGACCGTGGCCCGTGCCAACGGGGCCGTGGACCTGGCGACAGGTCTGGCACGATTTGCTGTTCGCGCATTGGCCCGTGTCGGCCGCAGTCTTGCGGCCGCTGGTGCCGCGCGAGCTGACCGTCCAGGAATTCAGCGGCGTCTCCTGGGTGGCCGTGATCCCGTTTCACATGACCGGCGTCATGCGCCGCCCCTGGCCCGACCTGCCGGGCGTCTCGGCCTTCCCGGAACTGAACGTGCGGGTCTACGTCGAGCGCGACGGCAAGCCGGGTATCTGGTTCCTGAGTCTGGACGCCACGAACCGGTTGGCGATCTGGGCGGCGCGGCGATGGTGGCATTTGCCGTACGTTCGCGCGCGGATGTCGCACCAGCAAACGGGCGAGCGACACCGGTACCGATCCGAGCGCGCCCCGCGGAAAGCGCGCGGCCGGTTCAGCGCCGACTTCACGCCGATTGCGCCGCTAGCGCCGGCCCGGCCCGGGACGCTGGAACACTTTCTGGTCGAGCGCTATTGCCTGTACGCGCGAGCGCCCAATGGGGTGTTCTTCCGCGGCGAAGTACATCACGTCCCCTGGCCGCTGCAGCCGGCCGCCGGCGCGGTCGACGCCGGCCAGTTGCTGGCCGTGCATGGGATTCAAGTGTCGGGGCCACCGCTCTTGCACTTTGCCAAGCGGGTCGACGTGGTGCTGTGGCCGTTGGAACGGCTCGGGCGACTTGACGAGGATCGTAAATTGTAG
- a CDS encoding transcriptional repressor translates to MSDDFSLGTVQVASTPLERFEEFLQSRGKRVTKQRKVLVEQVFARHEHFDADELLSQLQKQFGSREVSRPTVYRTLTELVDAGLLKQMTLGGRSVYEHDYGYPQHDHLYCQRCERLIEFSSDEVKAIRDAVARQHNFRVLGHRLIIQGICADCAKAKRRTSALDLI, encoded by the coding sequence ATGAGTGACGATTTTTCCCTCGGCACCGTGCAAGTGGCCTCGACGCCGCTGGAGCGGTTCGAAGAATTCCTGCAAAGCCGCGGCAAACGCGTGACCAAGCAGCGGAAGGTGCTGGTCGAGCAGGTGTTCGCGCGGCACGAGCACTTCGACGCCGACGAGCTGTTGAGCCAGTTGCAGAAGCAATTCGGCTCGCGCGAGGTGAGCCGGCCGACGGTCTATCGCACGCTGACCGAGCTGGTCGACGCGGGCTTACTCAAGCAAATGACCCTCGGCGGCCGCAGCGTCTATGAGCACGACTACGGCTATCCCCAGCACGACCATCTTTACTGCCAGCGCTGTGAACGGCTGATCGAGTTCAGCAGCGACGAAGTCAAAGCGATCCGCGACGCCGTGGCCCGCCAGCACAACTTCCGCGTGCTGGGTCACCGGCTGATCATCCAAGGCATCTGCGCCGACTGTGCGAAAGCGAAACGGCGCACCAGCGCGCTCGACTTGATCTAG
- a CDS encoding UvrB/UvrC motif-containing protein, protein MARSQNIDAILNSWAYEPGEVSARMIRGSDGRQVLQMRVDLGVLQLETEHRPDGARPSGAETYFDYLLGLVVHDGDPLTLDDEQCAEVDREFVQFYQRRLCWLALREFRRAVADADHSLALMDFVRNCSPSEGWTQSHEQYRPFILFHRTQAIALAILQESGPEAAIEEINRGVDRMRQALVELAPDEAPDEDEMVRRLNDLRQSLRDHYHVGRTLNEQLAEAVANEQYEQAARLRDEIAKRGPPDVPKR, encoded by the coding sequence ATGGCGCGTTCTCAAAACATCGACGCGATTCTCAACTCGTGGGCCTACGAGCCCGGCGAGGTTAGCGCGCGGATGATCCGTGGCAGCGACGGTCGGCAAGTGCTGCAAATGCGCGTTGACCTGGGGGTGTTGCAGCTCGAAACCGAGCACCGCCCCGACGGCGCGCGACCCAGCGGCGCCGAGACCTATTTCGACTATCTGCTGGGGCTGGTCGTCCACGACGGGGATCCACTGACGCTCGACGACGAGCAATGCGCCGAGGTCGATCGCGAGTTCGTCCAGTTCTACCAGCGGCGGCTTTGCTGGCTGGCGTTGCGTGAATTTCGCCGGGCGGTGGCCGACGCCGATCACAGCCTGGCCCTGATGGATTTCGTGCGGAACTGCTCGCCGAGCGAGGGCTGGACGCAATCGCACGAGCAATACCGCCCCTTCATTCTGTTTCACCGCACCCAGGCCATCGCCTTGGCCATCCTGCAAGAGAGCGGCCCCGAGGCGGCGATCGAGGAGATCAATCGCGGCGTCGACCGGATGCGGCAGGCGCTGGTGGAGCTGGCCCCCGATGAAGCGCCCGATGAAGATGAAATGGTTCGCCGGTTGAACGACCTGCGCCAGTCGCTGCGCGATCATTATCACGTGGGCCGCACGCTCAATGAACAGTTGGCCGAAGCCGTGGCCAACGAACAATACGAGCAGGCGGCTCGGCTGCGCGACGAGATCGCCAAGCGCGGCCCGCCGGACGTACCGAAGCGGTAG
- a CDS encoding PDZ domain-containing protein, whose product MSRAIWLVVAVGLLVAPTVHAQTLLNQVEAQIKQGVPPAGAPGAPPSLPPVAAGETGFLGLVADDRQDNGQGIRVTDLMPGGPAERGGLKAQDVVTSINGNPTRSMDDFARAITGQGPGTPIKLQVQRAGQSVDVTVVLGRPPVAMPGSAPGTPPATEPRPLLGLRLATLTPEMQARFKVPAPVGQPVGGAVVVGVMQGSVADKAGIPLEAVIVSINSKPVLSSSDVTQIITDAGAGAEVVLAYYAGGELREKRVTLDTPNAPRAGAAPGGPPTAGAMPGAPPPPPGAGFAPTNDGRVEALERRLLELERRLRELENTVQSIPKPRDNN is encoded by the coding sequence ATGTCACGCGCGATCTGGTTGGTGGTGGCCGTTGGGTTGCTGGTGGCGCCGACGGTTCACGCTCAAACACTGTTGAACCAGGTCGAAGCGCAAATCAAGCAAGGGGTGCCGCCGGCAGGGGCGCCGGGAGCGCCGCCGTCGCTGCCGCCGGTTGCGGCCGGCGAGACTGGGTTCCTGGGTCTGGTGGCCGACGATCGCCAGGACAACGGCCAAGGGATTCGCGTCACCGACCTGATGCCTGGCGGGCCGGCCGAGCGCGGCGGGTTGAAGGCCCAGGACGTGGTCACTTCGATCAACGGCAATCCGACCCGGTCGATGGACGACTTTGCCCGCGCCATCACCGGCCAAGGGCCGGGCACGCCGATCAAGCTGCAAGTCCAGCGCGCCGGCCAGTCGGTCGATGTCACCGTCGTGCTCGGTCGACCGCCGGTGGCGATGCCGGGGTCCGCGCCTGGCACTCCGCCCGCCACGGAACCGCGCCCGCTGTTGGGGCTGCGCTTGGCGACGCTGACGCCCGAGATGCAAGCGCGGTTCAAGGTTCCCGCGCCGGTGGGCCAGCCGGTCGGCGGCGCGGTCGTTGTCGGCGTGATGCAAGGTTCGGTTGCCGACAAGGCCGGCATCCCGCTCGAAGCGGTGATCGTGTCGATCAACAGCAAGCCGGTGTTGAGTTCGAGCGACGTCACGCAAATCATCACCGACGCCGGCGCAGGGGCCGAGGTCGTGCTGGCCTACTACGCGGGGGGCGAGTTGCGCGAGAAGCGCGTCACGCTTGACACGCCGAACGCACCGCGCGCAGGCGCAGCGCCGGGTGGCCCGCCGACCGCGGGAGCAATGCCCGGCGCGCCGCCGCCGCCACCTGGGGCGGGCTTCGCGCCGACGAACGATGGCCGCGTCGAAGCGCTCGAACGCCGGCTGCTGGAACTGGAGCGCCGCTTGCGAGAACTGGAAAACACCGTGCAATCAATCCCCAAGCCGCGCGATAACAACTAG
- a CDS encoding 5-(carboxyamino)imidazole ribonucleotide synthase, producing the protein MLPAAILPGSAVGVLGSGQLGRMFAIAARRMGYRVHTLSPDVDTPTGQVADLEINAPYDDLDAVRKFAQGVSAVTFEFENIPAATAEAAAQFAPVRPSGQVLHTTQHRLREKTFLSRTGLAVTPFEHVRSLDELRAALGRLGTPAVLKTAGWGYDGKGQAKIARPEDAQAAWTAVGGQEAVLEAWVDFDCEVSVVAARDVHGHVADFGVIKNDHRNHILDLSVAPAPVSDAVVREARQMARAVLEALDVVGVLCVEFFLARNGKLLINELAPRPHNSGHLTFDACVTSQFEQQLRAICGLPLGSTALLRPAAMANLLGDVWQNGEPDWEAACKFPDVKVHLYGKLEARPGRKMGHLTALADTPQQAAALALAARDALNPRQSRS; encoded by the coding sequence ATTCTCCCAGCCGCCATTCTTCCAGGCAGCGCCGTCGGCGTGCTGGGCAGCGGACAGCTTGGCCGGATGTTCGCCATTGCGGCCCGGCGGATGGGCTATCGCGTCCACACGTTGTCCCCCGACGTCGACACGCCGACCGGGCAGGTGGCCGACCTGGAAATCAACGCGCCGTACGACGACTTGGACGCCGTCCGCAAGTTCGCCCAAGGGGTGAGCGCGGTCACGTTCGAGTTCGAGAACATCCCGGCCGCCACGGCCGAAGCCGCCGCGCAATTTGCGCCAGTGCGCCCATCCGGCCAGGTGCTGCACACCACGCAACATCGGCTGCGCGAGAAGACATTCTTGAGCCGCACCGGACTGGCCGTCACGCCGTTTGAACATGTCCGCTCGCTCGACGAGTTGCGTGCGGCACTGGGGCGGCTGGGAACGCCGGCCGTGTTGAAGACCGCCGGCTGGGGTTACGACGGCAAGGGGCAAGCCAAGATCGCTCGGCCCGAGGACGCCCAGGCCGCGTGGACCGCCGTCGGTGGCCAGGAAGCGGTCCTCGAAGCCTGGGTCGACTTCGATTGCGAAGTTTCGGTCGTGGCCGCCCGCGATGTGCATGGCCACGTGGCCGACTTCGGCGTCATCAAGAACGACCACCGGAATCACATCCTCGACTTGTCGGTTGCGCCCGCGCCGGTGAGTGACGCGGTGGTCCGCGAGGCGCGGCAGATGGCCCGCGCCGTGCTCGAAGCGCTCGACGTGGTCGGTGTGTTGTGCGTCGAGTTCTTTCTGGCCCGCAATGGCAAGCTGCTGATCAATGAACTGGCGCCGCGGCCGCACAACTCGGGACATTTGACGTTCGACGCCTGTGTGACCAGCCAGTTCGAGCAACAGTTGCGGGCCATTTGCGGCTTGCCGCTGGGGAGCACCGCGCTGCTGCGACCGGCGGCGATGGCGAACTTGTTGGGCGACGTGTGGCAAAACGGCGAGCCCGACTGGGAGGCTGCTTGCAAGTTCCCGGACGTCAAAGTCCATTTGTATGGCAAACTCGAAGCGCGCCCCGGCCGCAAGATGGGGCATCTGACGGCGCTGGCCGATACACCGCAACAGGCGGCCGCGCTGGCGCTGGCGGCGCGCGACGCGCTTAATCCCCGGCAGAGCCGCTCTTAA